From the Cryptomeria japonica chromosome 2, Sugi_1.0, whole genome shotgun sequence genome, one window contains:
- the LOC131873659 gene encoding uncharacterized protein LOC131873659 isoform X1: MGVGVRTLTVLKQFEPFGLNIEASDNGDGKPFDGEYKYSLFDSQLIRSNEDIISASCNDCDHELFIRGKHLVWSSSSQVLRRYSAPSTIIKVASSSTSERNWSTYSFIHSVKRNRLLSKRAENLVYVHSNLRLLSHKQRDYTQGETKMWDIELEHIDLDAPASSLLAL, from the exons ATGGGAGTCGGCGTGCGCACACTAACTGTCCTCAAACAATTCGAACCCTTTGGCTTGAACATCGAAGCCTCTGATAATGGCGATGGGAAGCCCTTCGATGGAGAATACAAGTACTCTTTATTCGATTCACAACTTATAAGATCAAATGAAGACATCATTTCTGCCTCCTGCAATGATTGCGACCACGAACTTTTCATTCGTGGAAAACA TTTGGTTTGGAGCTCAAGTTCTCAAGTTCTTAGAAGATACAGTGCACCATCAACGATCATTAAG gttgctagttcatctacttcagaaagaaattggagcacatactctttcatccactcagtaaagcgcaataggctgctatcaaaaagagcggagaatttagtatatgtgcattccaacctacgtcttctttcacacaaacaacgtgactacacacaaggggaaacgaagatgtgggatatagagctagAGCATAttgatttggatgctcctgcttcttctcttcttgcattgtga
- the LOC131873659 gene encoding uncharacterized protein LOC131873659 isoform X3: MGVGVRTLTVLKQFEPFGLNIEASDNGDGKPFDGEYKYSLFDSQLIRSNEDIISASCNDCDHELFIRGKHLVWSSSSQVLRRYSAPSTIIKVRAPDYLIYL; this comes from the exons ATGGGAGTCGGCGTGCGCACACTAACTGTCCTCAAACAATTCGAACCCTTTGGCTTGAACATCGAAGCCTCTGATAATGGCGATGGGAAGCCCTTCGATGGAGAATACAAGTACTCTTTATTCGATTCACAACTTATAAGATCAAATGAAGACATCATTTCTGCCTCCTGCAATGATTGCGACCACGAACTTTTCATTCGTGGAAAACA TTTGGTTTGGAGCTCAAGTTCTCAAGTTCTTAGAAGATACAGTGCACCATCAACGATCATTAAG GTTAGGGCACCGGATTATTTGATCTACTTGTGA